In Melitaea cinxia chromosome Z, ilMelCinx1.1, whole genome shotgun sequence, a single window of DNA contains:
- the LOC123668814 gene encoding calcium-binding mitochondrial carrier protein SCaMC-2, which translates to MKEQYLDIGEDMNVPDDFTPTELQTGKWWRHLLAGGIAGAVSRTCTAPLDRLKVFLQVNPTRENMLKCLAKMINEGGISGLWRGNGINVIKIAPESAIKFAAYEQVKRLIKGEKHNQPLEIYERFVAGATAGAISQTVIYPLEVLKTRLALRKTGQYNGILDAAKKIYAREGLKCFYKGYIPNILGIVPYAGIDLAVYETLKKKYINKYQTHNEQPGMLLLLACGSASCTLGQVCSYPLALVRTRLQAQEKAAKVAEGTMRGAFREIVQREGVRGLYRGITPNFIKVIPAVSISYVVYEYASRSLGVNMT; encoded by the exons ATGAAAGAGCAG tATCTGGACATTGGTGAGGATATGAATGTGCCCGATGACTTCACTCCGACCGAATTACAGACAGGAAAGTGGTGGCGTCATTTACTAGCTGGTGGTATTGCCGGTGCCGTCAGCCGGACCTGTACCGCTCCACTGGACAGACTCAAAGTGTTTTTGCAG GTGAATCCAACCAGAGAAAATATGTTGAAATGTTTAGCTAAGATGATTAATGAAGGAGGTATATCAGGCTTGTGGCGAGGTAACGGAATAAACGTTATAAAAATAGCTCCGGAGTCGGCGATAAAGTTTGCAGCGTATGAGCAAGTGAAACGGCTGATCAAAGGCGAAAAACACAATCAACCGCTAGAAATATATGAACGATTCGTCGCCGGAGCCACGGCAGGAGCGATTAGTCAAACTGTGATTTACCCACTAGAGGTGCTAAAGACAAGATTAGCTTTAAGAAAAACTGGCCAATATAACGGCATATTAGATGCAGCAAAGAAGATATATGCAAGGGAGGGACTGAAGTGTTTCTATAAAGGATACATTCCAAATATTCTGGGGATAGTGCCTTACGCTGGCATCGACCTTGCGGTCTACGAAACtctgaaaaaaaagtatataaacaaatatcagACGCACAACGAGCAGCCAGGCATGCTACTGCTGCTAGCGTGCGGGAGCGCGTCCTGCACTCTGGGGCAAGTGTGCTCCTACCCGCTGGCCCTCGTCCGGACGAGACTGCAAGCCCAAG AGAAAGCCGCGAAGGTCGCCGAAGGTACAATGCGAGGTGCGTTCCGCGAAATAGTACAGCGCGAGGGCGTGCGAGGCCTGTACCGCGGTATCACACCCAACTTCATCAAGGTGATTCCCGCCGTTTCCATCTCCTACGTGGTGTACGAGTACGCGAGTCGCTCTCTCGGCGTCAACATGACGTGA